One Tolypothrix bouteillei VB521301 DNA window includes the following coding sequences:
- the eno gene encoding phosphopyruvate hydratase — MFDTAIDAIFAREILDSRGRPTVEAQVFLVNGATGLAQVPSGASTGTFEAHELRDNDKSRYGGKGVLKAVQNVNEVLAPKLVEMNVLNQELIDRTMLDLDGSPNKSHLGANAILAVSLAAAKAGAESSGMPLYRYLGGPLANLLPVPLMNVINGGAHASNNVDFQEFMIVPVGAPSFREALRWGAEVFATLSKVLDEKGLLTGVGDEGGFAPNLESNQVALELLVAAIEKAGYKPGEQVALALDVAASEFYKNGQYVYDGKPHSGAEFIDYLGKLVDQYPIVSIEDGLHEEDWQNWQLLTQKLGSRVQLVGDDLFVTNTQRLQKGIELKAGNAILIKLNQIGSLTETLETIDLATRNGFRSVISHRSGETEDTTIADLAVATRAGQIKTGSLCRSERVAKYNRLLRIEDELSDRAVYAGAVGLGPK; from the coding sequence ATGTTTGACACTGCCATTGATGCTATATTTGCTCGCGAAATTCTGGATTCTCGCGGCAGACCAACAGTTGAAGCACAAGTGTTTTTGGTAAACGGTGCTACGGGATTGGCGCAGGTTCCGAGTGGTGCGTCTACTGGCACTTTTGAAGCACACGAACTGCGGGATAACGACAAAAGCCGTTACGGGGGTAAAGGTGTACTCAAGGCGGTGCAAAATGTGAATGAAGTGCTAGCTCCCAAGCTAGTAGAAATGAATGTCCTTAACCAGGAACTTATTGACCGCACCATGCTTGACCTGGATGGTTCCCCTAATAAATCCCATCTCGGTGCTAATGCGATTCTAGCGGTTTCCCTGGCAGCAGCTAAAGCGGGAGCTGAATCTTCAGGAATGCCCCTCTACCGCTATTTAGGCGGTCCTTTAGCAAATCTGTTACCCGTACCCTTAATGAATGTCATTAATGGTGGTGCTCATGCATCTAACAACGTGGATTTTCAGGAGTTTATGATTGTTCCCGTTGGCGCACCTTCTTTCCGGGAAGCGCTGCGTTGGGGTGCAGAAGTATTTGCGACTCTCAGCAAAGTCTTAGATGAAAAAGGTTTGCTCACTGGTGTGGGTGATGAAGGTGGTTTTGCCCCCAACCTGGAGTCAAACCAAGTGGCATTGGAATTGCTTGTTGCAGCTATTGAGAAAGCTGGTTACAAACCAGGAGAACAAGTGGCGTTAGCACTGGATGTTGCTGCTAGTGAGTTTTACAAAAACGGGCAGTACGTCTATGATGGCAAACCTCATTCTGGTGCTGAGTTTATCGATTACCTCGGCAAACTCGTTGACCAATATCCGATTGTGTCAATTGAAGATGGCTTGCACGAGGAAGATTGGCAAAATTGGCAGTTACTGACTCAAAAGTTAGGTTCTCGCGTGCAGTTGGTGGGAGATGATTTGTTTGTAACAAACACCCAGCGCTTGCAAAAAGGTATTGAACTCAAAGCAGGTAATGCCATTTTGATTAAACTCAATCAAATTGGTTCGCTTACAGAAACTTTGGAAACAATTGACTTGGCAACCCGCAATGGTTTCCGGTCAGTGATCAGCCATCGTTCTGGAGAAACTGAAGATACAACCATTGCCGATTTAGCCGTTGCAACCCGTGCCGGTCAAATTAAAACTGGTTCTCTGTGTCGTAGCGAACGAGTGGCAAAATACAACCGCTTGCTGCGAATTGAAGATGAATTGAGCGATCGCGCCGTATACGCAGGTGCTGTGGGATTAGGTCCGAAATAA
- the argC gene encoding N-acetyl-gamma-glutamyl-phosphate reductase produces MGNFGRVPVGVVGASDYGGVQLVRLLMDHPEVELVYLGNESSIGKPFADLYPQLAHAVNQKIEAVDPEVIAQRCEAVFLCLPNGQACEIAPQLLEKGCKVLDLSADYRFSHLATYTAWYSKERKDRSTAALAVYGLPELYRDRLTEAQLVGCPGCYPTASLLALSPLLKQGLIVPETAIIDAKSGTSGSGRQAKINMLLAEADNSLAAYSVSRHHHTPEIEQICSDLAGHEVTIQFTPHLIPMVRGILATVYSTLRDPGLVRDDLITIYRAFYRNSPWVKICDPGIYPQTKWAYGSNLCYIGIEVDPRTGRAIVISVIDNLIKGQAGQAIQCLNIMMDWDETLGLPKLGFYP; encoded by the coding sequence ATGGGCAATTTTGGGCGCGTTCCGGTTGGAGTTGTTGGCGCGTCAGACTACGGTGGAGTGCAGTTAGTGCGGCTGTTAATGGATCATCCAGAAGTCGAACTCGTTTATTTAGGCAATGAGAGCAGTATAGGCAAACCATTTGCAGATCTTTATCCTCAATTGGCTCACGCTGTTAACCAAAAAATCGAGGCTGTCGATCCTGAAGTTATTGCTCAGCGATGTGAAGCAGTATTTCTGTGTTTGCCAAACGGTCAAGCTTGCGAAATTGCACCACAACTTTTAGAGAAAGGGTGTAAAGTACTCGATTTAAGTGCAGATTATCGATTTAGCCATCTAGCAACTTACACCGCTTGGTACAGTAAGGAGCGAAAAGATCGCTCAACAGCGGCTCTTGCTGTATACGGCTTACCGGAGCTTTATCGCGATCGCTTGACCGAAGCGCAACTAGTTGGTTGTCCCGGTTGCTATCCCACAGCCAGTTTGCTCGCACTTTCCCCACTCCTCAAGCAAGGGTTAATCGTCCCTGAAACTGCGATTATCGATGCCAAATCAGGCACATCTGGTAGCGGTCGTCAAGCAAAAATCAATATGTTGCTGGCAGAGGCAGACAATTCTTTAGCCGCATACAGTGTTTCCCGTCACCACCACACCCCAGAAATCGAGCAGATTTGTAGCGATTTAGCAGGGCATGAGGTAACAATTCAATTTACACCACACTTAATTCCCATGGTACGCGGCATCTTAGCAACAGTGTATTCCACACTCCGCGACCCCGGTTTGGTGAGAGATGATTTAATTACAATTTATCGAGCTTTCTACCGTAACTCCCCTTGGGTAAAAATTTGCGATCCGGGCATTTATCCTCAAACGAAGTGGGCTTACGGTAGCAACCTTTGTTATATCGGTATAGAAGTCGATCCCCGTACTGGTCGTGCGATCGTTATATCAGTCATTGATAATTTAATCAAAGGACAAGCAGGGCAAGCAATCCAGTGTCTTAATATCATGATGGACTGGGATGAAACATTAGGATTACCGAAGTTGGGGTTTTATCCTTAA
- the ribBA gene encoding bifunctional 3,4-dihydroxy-2-butanone-4-phosphate synthase/GTP cyclohydrolase II, whose protein sequence is MSQHITSSTQSFKFDSIDTALADLKAGRPIVVVDDENRENEGDLICAAQFATPDIINFMAVEARGLICLAMMGDRLDELDLPLMVTNITDTNQTAFTVSIDAGPELGVSTGISAEDRARTIQVAINPATKPLDLRRPGHIFPIRAREGGVLKRAGHTEAAVDLSRLAGLYPAGVICEIQNSDGSMARLPQLFDYATQHNLKIISIADLISYRLQHDRLIKRETVADLPTQFGHFKIYAYRHTLDNTEHVAIVKGNPAEFDDNPVMVRMHSECLTGDALGSLRCDCRMQLQAALKMLENAGQGVVVYLRQEGRGIGLVNKLKAYSLQDMGLDTVEANQRLGFAADLRDYGMGAQMLMDLGVHKIRLITNNPRKIAGLKGYGLEVVDRVPLLIEANDYNTYYLTTKAKKLGHMLLQTYLVTVAIHWQDDPKAVTERYERLEKLRHLAKNYDLLLQEEARPVALALFDEPSLIVHLGFDQANIATCDWYKQKGHPYAQAISQILDNLVNLPYVQKLEFLISPGIDPMSNLQVQLDRQTFPIGTMPSSVCCEQLGTQKIYSFGR, encoded by the coding sequence GTGTCGCAGCATATCACCTCTTCAACTCAAAGTTTTAAATTTGATTCGATTGATACCGCCCTGGCAGATTTAAAAGCAGGTCGCCCAATCGTCGTAGTAGATGACGAGAACAGAGAAAATGAGGGCGACTTGATTTGTGCTGCCCAATTTGCCACCCCGGACATCATTAATTTTATGGCAGTGGAAGCACGGGGTCTTATTTGTTTGGCAATGATGGGCGATCGCTTGGACGAACTCGACCTACCATTGATGGTAACTAATATTACAGATACCAACCAAACTGCCTTCACTGTCAGTATTGATGCGGGACCGGAGTTAGGAGTTTCCACTGGTATTTCAGCAGAAGACCGTGCTCGTACCATCCAGGTGGCTATCAACCCAGCCACAAAACCCCTAGATTTGCGCCGTCCCGGTCATATTTTTCCCATTCGTGCTAGAGAAGGAGGCGTACTCAAACGGGCAGGTCATACGGAAGCTGCCGTTGACTTATCCCGATTAGCTGGATTGTACCCTGCAGGAGTTATTTGCGAAATTCAAAACTCCGATGGTTCCATGGCACGGTTACCGCAATTGTTTGACTATGCCACCCAGCACAATCTCAAAATCATTAGCATCGCCGATTTAATCAGTTACCGCCTACAGCACGATCGCTTGATCAAACGGGAAACTGTTGCCGATTTACCAACCCAATTCGGTCATTTCAAAATTTATGCCTACCGACACACTTTAGACAATACAGAACACGTCGCTATTGTCAAGGGAAATCCTGCGGAATTTGATGACAATCCAGTCATGGTGCGGATGCACTCAGAATGTCTCACCGGAGATGCTTTGGGTTCCTTACGCTGTGACTGTCGGATGCAATTGCAAGCAGCCCTAAAAATGCTGGAAAACGCGGGTCAGGGCGTTGTCGTTTATTTGCGACAAGAAGGTCGGGGAATAGGGTTGGTTAACAAATTAAAAGCATACTCCCTACAGGACATGGGACTCGATACCGTAGAAGCAAATCAAAGGTTGGGATTCGCAGCCGATTTGCGAGACTACGGTATGGGAGCACAAATGCTGATGGATTTGGGCGTGCATAAAATTCGCCTGATTACAAACAATCCCCGAAAAATAGCAGGGTTAAAAGGCTATGGCTTAGAAGTCGTCGATCGCGTACCCCTATTAATTGAAGCAAACGACTACAATACCTACTACCTCACAACAAAAGCGAAAAAGCTGGGTCATATGCTGTTACAAACTTACCTAGTAACAGTAGCGATTCACTGGCAAGACGATCCAAAAGCAGTCACAGAACGTTACGAACGCTTAGAAAAATTGCGGCATCTGGCAAAAAATTACGACTTATTGTTACAAGAAGAAGCACGTCCCGTAGCCCTAGCACTGTTTGACGAACCATCCCTCATTGTACATTTAGGCTTCGATCAAGCCAACATTGCAACCTGCGATTGGTACAAGCAGAAAGGGCATCCTTACGCACAAGCAATTTCTCAGATTTTAGACAATTTGGTAAATTTGCCTTATGTCCAAAAGCTAGAATTTCTGATTTCTCCTGGCATTGACCCCATGAGTAATTTGCAAGTGCAATTGGATCGGCAAACATTTCCCATCGGGACAATGCCTTCATCTGTTTGTTGCGAACAGTTGGGAACTCAGAAGATTTACAGTTTTGGTAGGTAG
- a CDS encoding DUF928 domain-containing protein, which produces MNIFLKRRLLTKSFAAVLGLSFLIPFAPAEARIRFKAPSNIGVPGRRVAAGARVNNSCLSVNKQLTAIVPQSNIGLTTVANPVFFFYIPSQTSNATLELLVQDENKRFFKQTYKPSGKAGFVELPLTVTSLDVGKEYRWFLSVICNPTERSSDKVVRGSIKRIQPEPQLMAKIKNATTQERVALYAQAGIWQDSLATLAQLLFSHPDDAQLKADWETLLTAEGVGLDSELANEPLLKGQEAPQPIKKHKN; this is translated from the coding sequence ATGAATATCTTTCTAAAACGCAGACTTCTAACAAAATCCTTTGCTGCTGTCTTGGGGTTGTCATTCCTGATTCCTTTTGCACCTGCAGAAGCTCGGATAAGGTTCAAAGCACCTTCTAATATAGGAGTACCTGGCAGACGCGTAGCAGCCGGAGCGCGAGTGAATAACAGTTGTTTATCAGTAAACAAGCAATTGACTGCTATAGTTCCCCAATCAAACATAGGCTTGACAACAGTAGCGAACCCTGTATTCTTTTTCTATATTCCTTCTCAAACTTCCAATGCTACATTAGAGCTACTCGTGCAGGATGAAAATAAAAGATTCTTCAAGCAAACTTACAAACCAAGTGGTAAAGCTGGATTTGTCGAGCTTCCCCTGACGGTAACCTCTCTCGATGTAGGCAAGGAATATCGTTGGTTCTTATCAGTCATTTGTAATCCAACAGAACGTTCCTCTGATAAGGTTGTCAGAGGTTCTATTAAGCGCATTCAACCTGAACCACAATTGATGGCAAAGATAAAGAATGCAACTACGCAAGAGCGTGTAGCTCTTTATGCACAAGCTGGAATTTGGCAAGATAGCCTTGCTACTTTAGCTCAGTTGCTTTTCTCCCATCCCGATGATGCACAATTAAAAGCAGATTGGGAAACATTGTTAACAGCAGAGGGTGTAGGTTTAGATTCAGAGTTAGCGAATGAGCCGTTGCTTAAAGGTCAGGAAGCACCACAACCCATTAAAAAGCATAAAAATTGA
- a CDS encoding FHA domain-containing protein: MIGQVSEKKMHLVRWLLAVGWLTLIFSLFYDPISPWLTAPSHSISPFRLNRWESLDSISCVKFQGVCLTEQTYSLGSSIFWAMVIPIAIVILLVFGHEFWRRICPLYFFSQIPRALGIQRKRKIVNPETNSIRYELTGVEKESWLGRNYLFLQFGLFFLGLNIRILVVNRMTLGLFLLLTIASAITVGFLFKGRSWCQYFCPMAPVQMFYTGPRGLLGSDAHLKPPQSITQSTCRTVDSSGQEKSACVSCQSPCIDIDMERSYWEGITRPDQKLVFYGYFGLMVGFYVFYFLYSGNWDYYYSGVWAHEAGQLRTLLGPGFYIFDRPIAIPKLIAAPVTLAVFCAASYFTCVSLEKAYRAYLKRKNKYHDEERVLHVCFVLCTFVSFNVFFIFGGSPNLNLLPHWTVLSFNTFIVLVSSIWLERNLARSKERYSRESLASRLRWQLDKLAVDWSKLLEGRSWQDLIPEEVYVLAKLVPSFNRADRGRVYKEVLREALEDGNVSSTESLADFKELRKQLSVTDDEHYAVIAELGVENPSLLAPQKPLSRENKLRIESYRRALDLLIQDLVAGGTPMHEAIERQQKRILALRQEYAITADEQEQVLAEMFNQDGLLLRTAETLLAGLQELAVRDQILSNSVPNPQASIYVLLRKALQERKKLMTTQLLGILELLGDSPEAFNIARSTGILAANVIAEILKSNNEELSWQKRLSARVMNSFSQQDQLSQLLPLSTQLGIAATTTQKLQTKPYFLDVTTPLFPERHIFRPEAIHNVLLELLQDLDPLVQAASLYALHQINPAVGIQQVHQILNAKHNKDWLLQETAQSILTQAQSQNEPARVPTLIVQVRAMGSTEKRIFQQPTIRVGRGHENDIVILDKRVSRQHAIFYLSDKGVTVKDLGSGNGLRVGKEHIYNQQKQLQQGDFVRFSNGDELVVLVQWEMRPLQEDPITQSKGTLEKLLWLYDSSFFQGLKANTLIELARNAYLRVYHPQQEICKIGAPAVELIVLIDGEAMVLRNDTHSNLTILPGQTIGELEVLTHSYYTATVVTAQVQSRALAVKAKDFEAALSNNPLLAMNVLAMVSARLQESLGQVAAMTQI; encoded by the coding sequence ATGATTGGTCAAGTTTCAGAAAAAAAAATGCACTTGGTCAGGTGGCTACTGGCAGTCGGCTGGCTGACGTTAATCTTCTCTTTATTTTACGATCCAATTTCACCTTGGTTAACAGCTCCCAGTCATTCCATCAGCCCTTTTCGTCTCAATCGTTGGGAGTCTCTCGACTCAATCAGTTGCGTTAAGTTTCAGGGAGTGTGTCTCACGGAACAGACATATAGTCTGGGGTCTAGCATCTTTTGGGCAATGGTTATCCCCATCGCGATCGTAATTTTGCTAGTGTTCGGTCATGAATTTTGGCGGCGAATTTGTCCGTTGTATTTCTTCTCCCAAATCCCTCGGGCGCTGGGAATCCAACGCAAACGCAAAATCGTTAACCCAGAAACAAATAGCATTCGTTACGAATTGACAGGTGTAGAGAAAGAGTCTTGGCTGGGTCGCAATTACCTATTCCTGCAATTTGGTTTATTTTTCTTGGGCTTGAATATCCGCATTTTGGTTGTTAATCGCATGACATTGGGGTTGTTCTTGCTATTGACTATCGCCTCAGCTATTACTGTAGGTTTTCTTTTCAAGGGAAGAAGTTGGTGTCAGTATTTTTGCCCTATGGCACCCGTACAAATGTTTTACACGGGTCCACGGGGCTTGCTAGGGAGTGATGCTCACCTTAAGCCACCACAAAGTATCACCCAGTCTACCTGTAGAACGGTTGATAGTTCCGGTCAAGAAAAAAGTGCTTGTGTGAGTTGTCAATCTCCTTGTATTGACATTGACATGGAACGTTCTTACTGGGAGGGAATTACCAGACCCGACCAAAAGCTAGTCTTCTATGGTTATTTTGGTTTGATGGTAGGGTTTTATGTCTTCTACTTCTTATACTCCGGCAACTGGGACTACTATTATTCTGGGGTGTGGGCTCATGAAGCAGGGCAGTTACGCACACTCTTGGGTCCGGGATTTTACATCTTCGATCGCCCAATTGCCATCCCAAAGCTAATTGCAGCTCCGGTCACTCTCGCTGTTTTTTGCGCGGCTAGCTATTTTACCTGTGTATCTTTAGAAAAAGCCTATAGAGCTTATTTGAAACGGAAAAACAAATACCATGATGAGGAACGAGTACTGCACGTCTGTTTTGTCTTGTGTACCTTTGTTTCTTTTAACGTCTTCTTTATATTTGGCGGTAGCCCCAATTTAAACTTACTACCACATTGGACAGTCCTCTCATTCAACACTTTTATCGTGCTAGTTAGCAGCATATGGCTGGAGCGCAACTTAGCGCGTAGCAAAGAGCGTTATTCACGCGAAAGTCTAGCCAGTAGATTGCGGTGGCAGTTGGACAAGCTAGCAGTGGACTGGTCAAAGTTGCTTGAAGGACGTTCATGGCAAGACTTGATTCCAGAAGAAGTGTATGTTCTTGCAAAGCTAGTGCCTAGTTTTAACCGTGCAGATCGAGGGCGAGTTTATAAAGAAGTTTTGCGTGAAGCTTTAGAAGATGGAAACGTAAGTTCGACGGAAAGTTTGGCAGATTTTAAAGAGCTACGCAAGCAATTGAGTGTAACTGACGACGAGCACTATGCTGTCATAGCAGAACTTGGGGTAGAAAATCCAAGCTTACTTGCTCCTCAAAAGCCACTCAGTCGTGAAAACAAATTGCGGATTGAAAGCTATAGGCGTGCATTAGATTTGCTGATTCAGGATTTAGTGGCTGGGGGTACACCAATGCATGAGGCGATCGAGCGCCAGCAAAAGCGAATTCTGGCATTGAGACAAGAGTACGCTATTACGGCAGATGAACAAGAACAAGTCTTAGCTGAGATGTTTAATCAAGACGGTCTATTACTGCGGACAGCCGAAACCCTGTTGGCTGGGCTGCAAGAACTGGCTGTACGCGATCAAATACTGTCTAACTCAGTACCAAACCCGCAAGCGTCTATTTATGTTTTGCTGCGAAAAGCTCTGCAGGAGAGGAAAAAACTGATGACCACTCAGTTACTCGGCATTTTAGAATTGCTAGGAGACTCTCCTGAAGCTTTCAACATTGCTCGTTCAACAGGCATATTGGCAGCAAATGTCATAGCAGAAATACTGAAGTCTAACAACGAGGAGTTAAGCTGGCAAAAGCGTTTGAGCGCAAGGGTGATGAATTCCTTCAGTCAACAAGACCAGCTCAGTCAACTTCTCCCATTATCAACACAACTTGGCATTGCTGCCACCACTACTCAAAAACTACAAACAAAACCGTATTTTTTGGATGTTACCACTCCATTATTCCCCGAGCGGCACATATTTCGTCCAGAAGCAATTCATAATGTCTTGCTCGAACTCTTACAAGATTTAGATCCCCTGGTACAAGCAGCCAGTCTTTATGCCCTGCATCAGATTAATCCTGCTGTTGGTATCCAGCAAGTTCATCAAATACTTAATGCAAAGCACAATAAAGATTGGCTTCTACAGGAAACGGCTCAAAGCATTCTCACTCAAGCTCAGTCCCAGAATGAACCTGCTCGTGTACCGACTCTCATTGTTCAGGTTAGAGCAATGGGAAGCACAGAAAAGCGAATTTTCCAGCAGCCGACAATTCGAGTCGGACGGGGACACGAGAACGATATCGTTATTTTAGATAAACGTGTTTCCCGACAACACGCTATATTTTATCTAAGTGACAAAGGAGTTACGGTTAAAGATTTGGGAAGTGGCAATGGTTTACGGGTTGGAAAGGAGCATATTTACAATCAGCAAAAGCAACTGCAACAGGGAGATTTTGTTCGCTTTAGCAATGGAGATGAGTTAGTCGTCCTTGTACAATGGGAAATGCGACCTCTCCAAGAAGATCCCATCACTCAATCAAAAGGAACCCTAGAAAAACTGTTATGGCTTTATGACAGCAGTTTCTTCCAAGGACTGAAGGCAAATACTTTGATTGAACTAGCTAGGAATGCATACCTGCGGGTTTATCATCCGCAACAAGAAATCTGCAAAATAGGAGCACCTGCTGTTGAACTTATAGTCCTGATTGATGGCGAAGCAATGGTACTTCGAAACGATACTCACAGCAATCTCACTATCTTGCCAGGGCAAACTATTGGTGAACTAGAAGTGTTGACTCACAGCTATTACACGGCAACTGTAGTGACAGCACAAGTACAGTCTCGGGCTTTAGCTGTCAAGGCAAAAGATTTTGAGGCTGCGCTTTCAAATAATCCACTATTGGCAATGAATGTTTTAGCAATGGTAAGCGCTCGCCTCCAGGAAAGTTTAGGACAGGTAGCAGCTATGACTCAAATTTAA
- a CDS encoding FHA domain-containing protein — MIKIKVVDPKKPDQPQFLDLKPETKPNQECFIGRFLNCDLFLDSSEVSRMHGKVFKKNGNYYFADLGSRGGSRINGENTLINQNYLLHVGDMIQIGRFILMISQIGSEEDKTLIESQKNLQEIVVTQSSDRVIPTVPPVSPLEYMPVAMVEPSQWERWVKGELTVRCIGVIDETHDVKTFRFVADPPVLFAYKPGQSVVLELEINKEHICHSYSISSSPSRPHTLEITVKRFPRVCDSETEEPQALVSNWLHENVTAGSTIKLNGPLDNFTCFTNPSQKLLLISAGNGITPMMSVSRWLCDTGANCDIFLFYSVCSPGDIIFRQELEMMSARYPNFHLAISTTRKEPGQSWFSLTGRLDAAMLQVVVPDFCDRTVYVSGPHGFIECVKQILQSLNFPMQNYYEESFETPWKKCSVLPKQQPIDSSPNLTVTAPVGQSVKQMFVTFPAETVWESNGSNDAGTSTPTVIQTSTLPQSIGSSQNAVVFLRSGKEVNSDGEQPILNLAEREGVKIVSSCRSGICGQCKKRKLQGEVWIEGDSEGLQESERQDGYILTCISYPIGLVFMDA; from the coding sequence ATGATTAAAATCAAAGTAGTCGATCCAAAGAAGCCAGACCAGCCGCAATTCCTAGACTTGAAACCAGAAACCAAGCCCAATCAGGAGTGCTTTATTGGTCGCTTTTTGAACTGCGATTTATTTCTAGACAGTTCTGAAGTCAGCAGGATGCATGGTAAAGTTTTCAAAAAAAATGGAAACTATTATTTTGCTGACTTGGGTAGCAGGGGTGGTTCACGGATTAATGGCGAAAATACCCTAATCAATCAGAATTATCTTCTTCATGTTGGTGACATGATTCAAATTGGTAGGTTTATTCTGATGATTTCACAAATTGGGTCAGAGGAAGACAAAACGCTTATAGAATCACAAAAAAACCTACAAGAAATTGTTGTTACTCAGTCCAGCGATCGCGTAATACCAACAGTCCCCCCTGTCTCTCCTCTTGAATATATGCCAGTGGCAATGGTAGAACCGTCCCAGTGGGAACGTTGGGTGAAGGGAGAGTTAACAGTTCGCTGTATAGGTGTTATTGATGAAACACATGATGTGAAAACCTTTCGCTTTGTAGCAGATCCTCCAGTGTTGTTCGCTTACAAACCAGGTCAGTCTGTTGTTCTCGAACTGGAAATTAATAAAGAACACATTTGCCATTCCTACTCTATTTCATCAAGCCCCTCACGTCCCCATACCTTAGAAATCACTGTCAAACGTTTTCCCCGTGTCTGTGATTCTGAAACTGAGGAACCACAGGCACTGGTTTCTAACTGGTTACACGAAAATGTCACAGCCGGAAGTACAATTAAGCTGAATGGGCCATTGGACAATTTTACTTGCTTCACCAACCCTTCCCAAAAACTGTTGCTGATATCGGCGGGTAATGGCATCACGCCTATGATGTCTGTGTCCCGCTGGCTGTGTGATACTGGCGCTAATTGTGATATATTTCTTTTCTACTCCGTTTGCAGCCCTGGTGACATCATTTTTCGACAGGAACTAGAGATGATGTCAGCGCGGTATCCGAATTTTCATCTGGCAATTTCTACAACTCGCAAAGAACCCGGACAGAGTTGGTTTAGTCTAACAGGCAGGCTTGATGCAGCTATGCTACAAGTTGTTGTACCTGATTTTTGCGATCGCACTGTGTATGTTTCTGGACCCCACGGCTTTATAGAATGCGTCAAACAGATACTACAAAGCCTTAACTTCCCCATGCAAAACTACTATGAAGAAAGCTTTGAAACCCCATGGAAAAAGTGTTCTGTATTGCCCAAACAACAACCTATTGATAGCAGCCCAAACTTGACTGTCACCGCTCCTGTTGGGCAAAGTGTGAAACAGATGTTTGTGACTTTCCCCGCAGAAACTGTTTGGGAGTCAAATGGGAGTAACGATGCTGGTACGAGTACACCAACTGTCATACAGACTTCCACCTTACCACAGTCAATCGGCTCCAGCCAAAATGCTGTCGTTTTTTTGAGGTCGGGGAAAGAAGTCAACAGCGATGGCGAACAACCGATTCTCAATCTGGCTGAACGGGAAGGGGTAAAAATTGTCAGTAGTTGCCGTTCGGGAATTTGCGGTCAATGCAAGAAGCGGAAGTTACAAGGAGAAGTTTGGATTGAAGGTGACTCAGAAGGTTTGCAAGAGAGCGAGCGTCAGGATGGCTACATTCTAACTTGCATCTCTTATCCTATTGGGCTAGTTTTTATGGATGCATAA